The Urbifossiella limnaea genome has a window encoding:
- a CDS encoding M20/M25/M40 family metallo-hydrolase, whose amino-acid sequence MRRLLPLAFVLLAATAVAQPLPADAEAVARMKKDLFFLAGPDCEGRGVGTAGLDRAADHVAAQFKAAGLMVSFQPFTMLAFPEVEGPSSLTFTGPDKRVPVEYKGEFAPTGYSSGGKLAAGVVFVGHGITAPNLKYDDYAGVDVKGKWVIVIRRTPRPAEKGEKRFDTSTPAGEDSPYAALRMKLDNAVEHKAAGVIFVSDPETAGSADQLVPFEDHKYTDVSTRLPVLHLKRVAASRLLQAALGKTLVQLEAENDKDLKPVSAELPGWSGDGDIGVSRKEVQVKNVVGVLEGSGPLADETVVIGAHYDHLGYGSGPLSMGGNPAQGKLHLGADDNASGTTGLIELARRFGAEKNRRGRRLVFVAFTGEERGLFGSKYYCEHPVVPLAKTAAMVNLDMIGRLRPGAGDWLGLTTKPRMVVYGTGTGDSFERTVSAAESRYGLKIVKIPGGIGRSDHESFYRKKVPVLFLFTGLHDEYHRPADIPETIDVPAMATVVALCEDLVLDLSSSLARPRYQEAAGGFEDPLNPHAGTGVKMAAVRLGVRPDYGYMGGDGMRIEGTTGGGLAQKTGLREGDVIVEIAGVPVRSVQGYMSAMATRRAGQAFELVILRGGKRVPLRVMP is encoded by the coding sequence ATGCGCCGCTTGCTGCCGCTCGCGTTCGTCCTCCTTGCCGCCACGGCCGTTGCCCAGCCGCTGCCGGCGGACGCCGAGGCCGTCGCGCGGATGAAGAAGGACCTGTTCTTCCTCGCCGGCCCCGACTGCGAAGGCCGCGGCGTCGGCACCGCCGGGCTCGACCGCGCCGCCGACCACGTCGCCGCGCAGTTCAAGGCCGCGGGGCTGATGGTGTCCTTCCAGCCGTTCACGATGCTCGCGTTCCCCGAGGTCGAGGGGCCGAGTTCGCTCACCTTCACCGGCCCCGACAAGCGTGTGCCGGTCGAGTACAAGGGCGAGTTCGCCCCCACCGGGTACAGCAGCGGCGGCAAGCTCGCGGCCGGCGTCGTGTTCGTCGGCCACGGTATCACCGCGCCGAACCTCAAGTACGACGACTACGCCGGCGTCGACGTGAAGGGGAAGTGGGTGATCGTGATCCGCCGCACGCCGCGGCCCGCGGAGAAGGGCGAAAAGCGGTTCGATACCAGCACGCCCGCCGGCGAGGACAGCCCGTATGCCGCGCTGCGGATGAAGCTCGACAACGCTGTCGAACACAAGGCGGCCGGCGTCATCTTCGTCAGCGACCCCGAGACGGCCGGGTCCGCCGACCAACTCGTCCCGTTCGAGGACCACAAGTACACCGACGTTTCCACCCGCCTGCCGGTGCTGCACCTGAAGCGCGTCGCGGCGTCGCGGTTGCTCCAGGCGGCGCTCGGCAAGACGCTCGTGCAGCTCGAAGCGGAGAACGACAAGGACTTGAAGCCGGTGTCGGCCGAGCTGCCCGGCTGGAGCGGCGACGGCGACATCGGCGTCAGCCGCAAGGAAGTTCAGGTCAAGAACGTCGTCGGTGTGCTGGAGGGGAGCGGCCCGCTGGCCGACGAGACGGTGGTGATCGGCGCCCACTACGACCACCTCGGCTACGGCAGCGGCCCGCTCAGCATGGGCGGCAACCCCGCCCAGGGAAAGCTCCACCTCGGCGCCGACGACAACGCCAGCGGCACCACCGGCCTGATCGAACTCGCCCGCCGGTTCGGGGCCGAGAAGAACCGCCGCGGCCGGCGCCTGGTGTTCGTCGCCTTCACCGGCGAGGAGCGCGGCCTGTTCGGCTCGAAGTATTACTGTGAACACCCGGTCGTGCCGCTGGCGAAGACGGCGGCGATGGTGAACCTCGACATGATCGGCCGGCTGCGGCCCGGCGCTGGCGACTGGCTCGGGCTCACCACCAAGCCGCGGATGGTCGTGTACGGCACCGGCACCGGCGACTCGTTTGAGCGAACCGTGTCCGCCGCGGAGTCGCGGTACGGGCTGAAGATCGTCAAGATTCCCGGCGGCATCGGCCGCAGCGACCACGAGTCGTTCTACCGCAAGAAGGTGCCGGTGCTGTTCCTGTTCACCGGCCTCCACGACGAGTACCACCGCCCGGCCGACATCCCCGAGACGATCGACGTGCCGGCGATGGCCACCGTCGTGGCGCTGTGCGAAGACCTGGTCCTCGACCTGAGTTCGTCGCTGGCCCGGCCGCGCTACCAGGAGGCGGCGGGCGGGTTCGAAGACCCGCTGAACCCGCACGCGGGGACCGGCGTGAAGATGGCCGCGGTGCGGCTCGGCGTCCGGCCCGACTACGGCTACATGGGCGGCGACGGGATGCGGATCGAGGGCACGACCGGCGGCGGGCTCGCCCAGAAGACCGGGCTGCGCGAGGGCGACGTGATCGTGGAGATCGCCGGCGTGCCGGTGCGGAGCGTGCAGGGCTACATGTCGGCGATGGCGACGCGGCGTGCGGGGCAGGCGTTCGAGCTGGTCATCCTGCGCGGCGGGAAGCGGGTGCCGCTGCGGGTCATGCCGTAG
- a CDS encoding serine/threonine-protein kinase yields the protein MSFPKVRSTTPGAFAPAVGAEPAPGYRLKRVRGRGGFAEVWESDSPSGPVALKFMLSSNASTTSRELRSVQSFQAMEHPYLVRTHAVFTVPGYVVTAMELAEATLLDLMFLYSDELRQPIPPAQLGLYLWQVGQALDFLNARKHVRDGRKVGFQHGDIKPNNVLLFGDVAKLTDYGVATATNGPTTPCPRHGTRDYAAPEVLQGYQTDYSDQFSLAVTYHVLRVGCFPYPPAPSGELPKSYARPAADLSALSPAERLALSRALSPVPQDRYPNCEALTNQLLRSLGLKAQLEMDRPVRIVPDDETLPDGTRAGSRSRLLTCTPPPASTNGGRSSSVIKHRPGPRSTA from the coding sequence ATGTCTTTCCCCAAAGTCCGGTCCACGACACCGGGGGCGTTCGCCCCGGCCGTCGGCGCCGAACCGGCACCGGGATACCGTCTGAAGCGGGTCCGCGGCCGCGGCGGGTTCGCCGAGGTTTGGGAGTCCGACAGCCCCAGCGGCCCGGTCGCCCTCAAGTTCATGCTCAGCTCGAACGCCTCCACCACCTCGCGCGAGCTGCGGAGTGTGCAGTCGTTCCAGGCGATGGAGCACCCGTACCTCGTCCGCACGCACGCCGTCTTCACGGTGCCCGGGTACGTCGTCACGGCAATGGAACTGGCCGAGGCGACGCTCCTCGACCTGATGTTCTTGTACTCCGACGAGCTCCGCCAGCCGATCCCGCCGGCCCAACTCGGGCTCTACCTGTGGCAGGTCGGCCAGGCGCTGGACTTCCTCAACGCCCGTAAGCACGTCCGCGACGGGCGGAAGGTCGGCTTCCAGCACGGCGACATCAAGCCGAACAACGTGCTCCTCTTCGGCGACGTCGCGAAACTGACCGACTACGGCGTGGCGACGGCGACCAACGGGCCGACGACCCCGTGCCCGCGGCACGGCACCCGCGACTACGCCGCCCCCGAGGTGCTCCAGGGCTACCAGACCGACTACTCCGACCAGTTCAGCCTGGCGGTGACCTACCACGTGCTCCGCGTCGGCTGCTTCCCGTACCCGCCAGCCCCGAGTGGTGAACTGCCGAAGTCCTACGCCCGACCGGCCGCCGACCTGTCGGCGCTGAGCCCGGCCGAGCGGCTGGCACTGAGCCGGGCACTGTCGCCGGTGCCGCAGGACCGCTACCCGAACTGCGAGGCGCTGACGAACCAGCTCCTCCGCTCGCTCGGATTGAAGGCTCAGCTGGAGATGGACCGGCCCGTGAGGATCGTGCCCGACGACGAGACCCTGCCGGACGGGACCAGGGCGGGGTCCCGCTCCCGCTTACTGACCTGCACCCCGCCGCCGGCGTCGACGAACGGGGGGCGGTCCAGTTCGGTCATCAAACACCGTCCCGGGCCACGTTCTACGGCATGA
- a CDS encoding NUDIX hydrolase, giving the protein MPYTPILATLGYVFSPDRRRVLMVHRTARPGDAHLGKYNGLGGKLEPGEDVVAGMRRELREEAGIECDAVQLAGTVSWPGFGKGGEDWFGFVFRVFAFHGTPPAANAEGTLEWVELERVPELPLWEGDRHFLPFVFDPSLPQFHGVMPYENGRPVRWSVSLLPALELRGPWNPTGA; this is encoded by the coding sequence ATGCCCTACACCCCGATCCTCGCCACGCTCGGCTACGTGTTCTCGCCCGACCGCAGGCGGGTGCTCATGGTCCACCGCACCGCACGGCCCGGCGACGCGCACCTCGGCAAGTACAACGGCCTCGGCGGCAAGCTCGAACCCGGCGAGGATGTGGTCGCCGGGATGCGCCGCGAGCTCCGGGAGGAAGCCGGCATCGAGTGCGACGCCGTCCAGCTCGCCGGCACCGTCTCCTGGCCGGGCTTCGGGAAAGGTGGCGAGGACTGGTTCGGCTTCGTCTTCCGCGTCTTCGCCTTCCACGGCACGCCGCCGGCCGCGAACGCCGAGGGCACACTGGAATGGGTTGAACTGGAGCGGGTGCCTGAGCTCCCGCTGTGGGAGGGCGACCGACACTTCCTACCGTTCGTGTTCGACCCGTCACTTCCACAGTTCCACGGCGTCATGCCGTACGAGAACGGGCGGCCGGTACGCTGGTCGGTCAGCCTTCTCCCGGCGCTCGAGTTGAGAGGGCCGTGGAACCCTACCGGCGCGTGA
- a CDS encoding WD40 repeat domain-containing protein, giving the protein MLIHHDHTKPVAALAFSPDGAALASAGRDGAVWVRSEAGAELLVEPHPKAPEVFGLTFLADGGLAVGHAHGWHLYRRTDGSWRAFGPPAPAGVNGVAAAGPHWLAVGTGDRDKPTPGAFELWDVAAEKRIGPAFREPNGVRAVAAAPNAGVVAWATGHMKATAWDVRKRDPVHFPLKHTASAVALSPSGSTLAVTADWLVALFDVPKRQPRGTLKGHKGRVTSLAFSPDGATLVTGSWDQTVRLWDAATGADRMALTWPVGKVTALAFAPDGLRAAAGGDGGAVVVWDVD; this is encoded by the coding sequence ATGCTGATCCACCACGACCACACGAAGCCCGTCGCCGCCCTCGCGTTTTCGCCGGACGGCGCCGCCCTCGCGTCCGCCGGCCGCGACGGGGCCGTGTGGGTCCGCTCCGAGGCCGGAGCCGAACTCCTCGTCGAACCGCACCCGAAGGCACCCGAGGTATTCGGCCTGACGTTCCTCGCCGACGGCGGCCTGGCGGTCGGCCACGCCCACGGCTGGCACCTGTACCGCCGCACCGACGGCAGCTGGCGGGCGTTCGGGCCGCCGGCGCCGGCGGGGGTGAACGGCGTCGCCGCGGCCGGCCCGCACTGGCTGGCCGTCGGCACCGGCGACCGCGACAAGCCGACGCCGGGCGCATTCGAACTGTGGGACGTGGCGGCCGAGAAGCGGATCGGCCCGGCGTTCCGCGAGCCGAACGGCGTTCGCGCCGTTGCGGCCGCCCCCAACGCCGGCGTGGTGGCGTGGGCGACCGGGCACATGAAGGCGACCGCGTGGGACGTGCGCAAGCGCGACCCGGTTCACTTCCCGCTCAAGCACACCGCTTCGGCCGTTGCCCTGTCGCCCAGCGGTTCCACGCTCGCGGTCACGGCCGACTGGCTCGTCGCGTTGTTCGACGTTCCGAAGCGACAGCCGCGGGGCACGCTGAAGGGGCACAAGGGGCGGGTCACGTCGCTGGCATTCAGCCCGGACGGCGCCACGCTCGTGACCGGTAGTTGGGACCAGACGGTGCGCCTGTGGGACGCCGCGACCGGCGCCGATCGGATGGCGCTGACGTGGCCGGTGGGGAAGGTGACGGCGCTCGCGTTCGCCCCGGACG